Proteins encoded by one window of Microcebus murinus isolate Inina chromosome 2, M.murinus_Inina_mat1.0, whole genome shotgun sequence:
- the LOC105884240 gene encoding cystathionine gamma-lyase-like produces MGLVSVNSESLHDKLRFLQNSLGVVPSPVDCYLCNRGLKTLQVRMEKHFKNAMAVAQFLESNPRVEKVVYPGLPSHPQHELVKRQCTGCTGMVTFYIKGALQHAETFLESLKLFGLAVSLGGCESLAELPAIMTHVSVPKKDRDVFGISDTMIRLSVGLEDEKDLLEDLDQALKAAHPLSGNCN; encoded by the exons ATGGGCTTAGTGTCTGTTAATTCTGAAAGCCTCCATGATAAGCTTCGTTTCTTACAGAATT CTCTTGGAGTGGTTCCGTCTCCTGTTGACTGTTACCTCTGCAATCGAGGTCTGAAGACTCTGCAAGTCCGAATGGAGAAGCATTTCAAAAATGCAATGGCAGTTGCCCAGTTTCTGGAGTCAAATCCTCGGGTAGAAAAGGTTGTTTATCCTG GGCTGCCCTCTCATCCGCAGCATGAGTTGGTGAAGCGTCAGTGCACAGGTTGTACGGGGATGGTCACATTTTATATTAAGGGCGCTCTTCAACATGCTGAGACTTTCCTCGAGAGCCTAAAG TTATTTGGTCTGGCTGTGAGCTTGGGAGGATGTGAAAGTCTTGCTGAACTTCC GGCTATCATGACCCATGTATCAGTGCCTAAGAAGGACAGAGATGTCTTTGGAATTAGTGACACAATGATTCGACTCTCTGTGGGCTTAGAGGATGAAAAAGATCTCCTGGAAGATCTAGATCAAGCATTGAAGGCAGCA CACCCTCTGAGTGGAAATTGCAACTAG